The genomic interval tgctaaatgaatacaacctaCTCAACCAATTTTGGATTAAAGCCAAAAACACTACatattacattcaaaatagaattttaatcaataaattttataataaaactccctatgaaatttattataataaaatcccaaATTTAAATTACCTAAAAGTATTCGAATGTAAAGTTTATatattaaatactaaagattgTTAAGGAAAATTTACATCTAAATCAACAATTAGAATTTTCCCAAGTTATTTCTCATCTAGTAGagcttatagagtctataataaCAACACTCAGAAAGttaaagaaacaactaatattatCTTTGATGTAGAAAATAATCAACCTAACAATATTAACCATGAACAAATTGTTAGAAATTTGGAAGATGATGAACCTAGACCTTAATCTAACATAAGTGAAACAAAAGAACCAATTATTAATCCTGAAGTAAGAACAATTACATTAAAATATAATCACCCagctgatcaaattttgggtgatccaactctagGAATCAGAACTCAATCATCatatagaaatctaagtcaaatagctctaatatccaaaattgaacctaaataTATAGAAGAAGCCTTACCTTAACTCCGATTGGATTATAGCAATGCAGGAAGAACTATCCCAATTTGACAGAaatcaagtgtgggacttagtaccTAAACCAGATAATATAAATCAATTATTGACATAAAATGGGTCtttaggaataaattagatggtaaaggagaaattattagaaataaagcccgattggtagctaaaggatttaatcaagttgaaaaacttaattATGATGAAATATATGCCCCAATAGCTTGACTTGAATACATTAGGATGTTACTGGCCTATGTAGCACATAAGGGttttaaattatatcaaatggatgtaaaatctataTTTCTTAATGGAttcataaaagaagaagtctatgtagatcAACCTCCTAGGTTTGAGGATCTATATCACCCAAACcatatttttaaactaaaaaaggccttgtatgaTTTAAAACATGCACCTAGAGCCTGGTATGAGTGACTATCAACCTATATAatttctaaaggattcaaccaaggacaaattgactCTACCTTATTTGTTAAATCCTTAGAAAAAAACATCTTCATGACTCAAgtgtacgtagatgatataattttttgttcaaccaatataagtttttaaaaagaatttatcgagttaatggaaaatgagtttgaaataAGCCTAGTAGGTGAACTGAActtttaggcttacaaataaaacaaaccaaagaaggtaattatatttttcaaagtaaatatgctaagaaattaattaggaaatttagaatggaaaactCTAAGGAGATTAATACCCCAATAGCAACGAATGTAAAAATAGACACTAACCCAAAAGGTAAACCAGTTGACTTAAAACACTTTAAAAGTGCaataggaagcctactctacctaactgtaagtcaacttgatattttatttgtagtaggtatgtgtgctaggtatcaaatatgtgcaaaagaatcacatttaagttTTGtaaagagaatacttagatatattaaagtCACACTAAatataggaatttggtatcctagaacttctAATTTTGACCTAACAAGATATTCTGACTCAAACTATGATGGATGTAAGTTAGACAGGAAAAGTATAAGTGATAGTTATCAATTATTAGGTCAAAGTCTAGTCAACTGGTATAGTAGAAAGCAATAATGAATTGTATTATCCACTACTAAAGCTAAATATATAGTTATGGGAGAGTGTGTActcaactactatggatgatgcatacacttaaggactttcaactaaattataccaacacaaaagtactaattgataatGTTAGTTTTATTAACTTTAACAAATCTAATACAAcattctagaactaaacatattgaaataaaataccactttgtaagagatcatgtagtTAGGGGTAATATTGTAATAAACTATGTTGAATCCAAGTCTAACCTAGCAGATATTTTTGTTGGGGCAATCTTGCTCCAAGTATTATTTACttttgatgtttggttaaataagtttaagttaagcAATGTTGGTGATCTAACATAAATGTTGAGTAAGTAGGTACAAAGGAAAGCTCAGGTGTGaagacttggcaaggaaagtccaagaaggtaGTCTTGGCGGATGAAGTCCCAGAGCATGACTCTTGGCGGTGAAGTCTTGGAGGTGCGGCCTCTTAGCAAAAGAAAACTTAACATGACATAGCCGAAGGAAGCACTTGAAGGCAAATGCAAGGATGAGGAGCCATGGGCTCGGAAGCATCCTAAGGGCATAAGGCTGGTGGAAGATGCTTGAAGGTATAAGTCTATGCTAAGGGTATGGTTCAAGTATGAAAGGATCATGCTTAATTTGCTGAACTCTCATATTAAGAAGTATCAGTCGACAGGtgcttgtaccagtcgactgatgcccgATCCTAAAATGAATAGAGAGTTGTGGCTAactgtcagtcgactggtaccgagcatcaatcgattggtaagtGACTGTTACATGTTAACGGCAGAAAATCTCTCAAAATCTTAAGTGTCATTGAATTCCATTAGTCAACTAATGtggacatcagtcgactgattcaagaaaaatataaaagcTAGTTTTGGAGCTTGAAAGGAAATATACTTTCTATTCTAACCTTTAATGCTCTCTGAATGATCTCCAAGTCTACATATTCTCAATCTCTTCGTCTCAAATTCATtctttcatcttgtaagaggaagagatcaCTTTGTAAGGGTTTCTTCACCTTCATGCTTGATTCAAAAAGGAGAAGAGCATAGTGAAGCTTGatcatgtgtgtgtgtgtggacccttggattagtcacctcaaggagatggagaccaagtaaatATCAAAGAGTTAGCAttatattattgtttttattcttgtctttcctttatttttgcttccgctaacaagttgtaggtaAGAAATCGAAAAAatattattcacccccctctagccagatACAAAGGTCCCAATAATTTTCACTAAACTCTTACCTGAATATGAGCTTAGCATACTCAAAAGACAATTAGAAATGTACTTAGTAGAATAGTTCTAACTGtttcaaaattcaaaagttatgccttctttaaacctttctttttcaaaacttatattttttaaaaattcaagttactttcaaaattctcttggttttaaattctaggttaaatcttttttattttctttttcaaaaatctcCCCTTTTTACTAGTGTTTGAACTATTAGATTTAGCTTAAGTTTTCCCCTATAAAGCATGTACCTATAGTTCTAGGTAaccaacatctcacaagcacactggGTTACCTTGGTTATGTATTGACAATACTTAGAATGATATGAGATACTTAGGGCATTGCCTGGATTTTTAGATGCTTAATTATATCAGTGATCAACATAAAATTTGAGCGAAAATAACCAATTAACATTGATTAAGTTAAATAATCAAAGTAACAACTAGCTATTTGGATATCacacttaatttgactaaccaagtgaactctactatcttttgatagtcaggtagtagctaaaggttagatatctttttaaagaaaatagatgattatttttaatattttttcaacaaaaattatatttatttttgtgtgcTTGGATAATAAGGAAATTAGCCTTTACTTGCTTAGTAAATTGCAAAAATTCCTTAagtaattttctttcaatttttttctctCCTTGAAAATGTTATAaaacttttgatttttttaatctaaGTCAATTGAGTGTTTCAAAACTTCCAAACACATCCtctcttctaaaatttattttgaaagaaATATTAAACATTAAGTTACTATGAAatgttaaaaattaagttaatatttttcaaagttaaatgcTATCTTTCAAAATCTTCGGGGGAAGAATGTCAAATTAAGGGgagcaaaatttttaaaaatcattactttgaaaatttaaaagcTTCTCTAAAAACACTTTCTTTtgtgttaaatttttttaagtattatatttttacttaactttgaaccaggtttTGCCATAAATCAAAAAAGATGAAAATTGTTGGTGTTgaaagtgttagattttgagagatTTCTGATAATTTGTATTTTGATGCACTATTTTAGCTCTGATATTTGGTATTTTATACTCTCTCGTATGCTTAATTCCGTATTTATATCATACTTTATGAGTCTAGATTTATTTGGAGCGTTgatataatttttcctatattttctgaTATTTTATCTAAAAAATGTGCATCTTATTTGTAGGGAAGGAAGTTGGAAGATCTAGACCGTTGATTGGGAGCTCAAGTCATCCAAGGTTCATTTAGAGcttcaatttaattttagatcAAAGAAGAAAGGAGCCCAAACCAAATCAAACCCAATCACAAAGCCCAACTCATCCAATTAGAAGCCCAATTTGAGCTCTACCCTTAATGAACCGGATCTAAGTCAAACGGATCTTTTCCTTAAACCCAAACCCGAAACCCATTAAGAAAAACCCTTTTCTCCTTCTCACCCGCACAGTAGCCCAGACCTCTTCATTGCGCGACTTCTTCCCGCAAGGCTAGGGTTCGCGTCAACTTTCCCCACACCACCGCcctttccttccttctctccggccggcggcCTCTATTCCTTTTCTTTCACTGCCGCCGGCCGGCCAGCTCAGTTCACTCTTCTTCTCCGTTTCCAGCAGCGATGGCAGCAGAACACGGCAGGGAGCAGCAAGCGACGGCGGCGATTCCGACCAActccacctcaccggaggggttctccggtgagacCTCACACTCCGGCACTTTTCCAAGGCTCTACCTACTGGGGTTCAGGCGGCAGAGCATAGGGAGGTCCGGCGGCGGTTCATTCCAGCACCTCCATCTTCATTTCCAGTCAAGATCCAGCAGAGGGGTTCTCCGTTGGAAGATTGGCTTCTTCGTTGTCGCAGCTAGCAGCAACCAGCAGATTGTGCGTTGTCCACCGGCTTTGGGGGTTCCGAGCCGGGTCTCCGTGTGACGGCGGAGATAGTCGTTGGTATCGGAAGAAGTTGTGTGGATTGTAGTTGGAATTCTTAGGTTATTTCATATTAATAACTTAGTTTAATTCTGTTCTTTGTTTAAATTTACTTGTGTTgaagttatttcattgaatgtttGTAGCTAATTTGATttttcatgtttaaattgcatTAATTACGCTTAATTAGTTTCACGCCTACAATGTGttcgatgaattgcttcaacTAAGAGTTATgtttaatttgatgcattttagtttgtttaattcttgttttgtcttgttctttcaatttagttaagttctagttttgattgaatgcaattaggatagattagcttaggGTTTCTTTAATGTTTTAAGCTTCATTATATTCTTAGTTTCGTTAATGCTTTATTTCATGTTATGcccattgatagataatcttgtatcgtagtgtgacaatgcgatgtaggaaaatcttcaatggttagttaggatagatatagtttctttatttgcattgtctttcattatttagattagatttcatttgatgcTTCGCTATTTCATTTCTTAGTTTAATCGTGTTGATGATCAATCCATAGTATAGTGTGACAATgcattgtggattaattattcgcacttagttagatttcattccaacattatattagtttctttcttgttctGTTTTTCATTTCttaggtttagaattaaaatccaaaaccccatTTCCATATTGAAAATCCCACAAATAGAAATAACGtacgatcctaagtttatcatcctatcgttgctttcgttggcggacgacccgagtcattcctatgctacattagcgtaggaggggtttggtattacatcatttgatgcccaattcgcgacaaaattgggtCGTAATCAATGTCCTAAAGGCAATCGTCTTAtgatttttactatttatttgataaatatatattcactatttgagtgcatattatatgtttgaatagtcttaaacaGAGGGGGCGGCgtcagccaaaaaaaaaaaatcggggCACGGCGGTAAAAAACTCTTCACAGTGACGAAGAAAAAATCGCAGTCACATTCGCAGCAAGAGAAAAAATAGAACGGTGTCggagaaaatgaagagacgaaGAACAGTGCATTTTGTTAATTGTGAACCATGTGTCCCCTTTGATACAGTCGCGTGTTCACATTGACATGTTTTcaattttattccatatataattatataaaggTTTAgttttttatctttttatttatctCTCCTCGATTTTTTGTTTGACACGTTTTCAttccatatataattatataaaggtgtattttttagattttttatttatctctGCTCGAGTTTTTTTATTTCCGCCGCGACGCCGCTCACAAAACCTTTACGGCTTTACCCTTGTGATCTTGGCATCTTGCCGACTTGCCCTTtgtttcttctctctctctctctcccgagCGCCGACCAAAGCGGCGAAGCCGTAAAGTCCTGAGCCCAAAGGCTGTTTTCCCCTCTCTAGCCTCTTCCGAGTGCCGACCAAAGCGGCGAAGTTCAGCCTTCGGCCTTCGGCCTTCAAGTAagtagattttattttattttattttatttctttaataattgTTTGATTATTTCTTTATTACAATTTATGATAcaagtaataatttaaaattGTAATTGTTTAAATGTTTAGTTGCTTTTTATACTTGATTGTtggataattaaaaatttagattttatatatttaatggttggataatttgtaatttagttttttataaaCTCTGAATAtgtaattagtttttttattagttgttagttaattgtaatttttgaatattgataatttatgctaaattaattttatttttttaaaagaattgtgtcgatgaatgatgttaaataatttaattatgttatTGTTAAATTATTCACATTACTTTATGTTGATAATTTTTTCCCAtacattataatttatagaaaatgTTGAAATATTTTGCAAAAAGGCCTAGGAGTTCAATTGAATCGTCTAGTGTTCCGGATGAAGAGTCTACTCTTGcaccacaaccaccaccacctcctcctcctccgcaaattttatttgaaaatattgaaaatctgagTAGTGAAATAGAAATTGTTGTTGATCCTGGTTTAcgaaaattgattgaagagtatgATGTTGGTGCTAGAGATCGTATTTGAAAAGAATATGTTGCTATGGGCCCTTGTCAACCTCGAGGCCATAATTTTCCAAGAAAAAAATGGGTAAAGACAATAGATGTTTCAGAGAGGTTTGATTTAAAGACCGTGATTGGTTGGAGTATAGTGTTTCAAAGGATGCAGCCTTTTGTTTCTGGTGTTATCTTTTTAGACCTAGTAATATAGGGTTTGGAGGAGATGATGTGTTTACGAGATCTGGTTttataaattggaaaaaaaaaacaattgaaaTATTCAATGAGCATGTAGGTGGAGTTGGTAGTGTGCGCAATGAGGCAAGAATACAGTTTGAGGGTTTCAAGAATCAAAAACAAAGTGTGGAATATTCATTTTCATCAGGGAAACATGAGCTTGAAGTTGCTTATCACAAACGCTTGACttccattttaaaagtaattcgatTTTTGTTGTTATAAGGATTGCCTTTTCGGGGACATGATGAGTCTTCGACATCATCCAATAgaggaaattttttagaattgctCAAATGGTATAGCTCAGAGTGTCCAGAAGTTGTGGCAGTTGTTGGAATGAATGCACCTGAAAATAATCAAATGATTTCCCCAAAAATTCAAAAGCAATTGGTGAATGCTTGTGCAGTTGAGACCACAAATACTATTCTAGCTGATCTTGGAGATAGGTGGTTCACTTTACTACTTGATGAGGCTCGTGACTGTTCAGTGAAAGAGCAAATGGAAATTGTTATTAGATATGTGAACAAACATGGAGAGGTGATTGAACGATTTATGACTGTAGTTCATGTTGCAACAACTACAGCTGCTTGTTTAAAGGAGGCAATCGACTCTTTATTTGCTAAGTATGATTTGTTAGTGGCGAGATTGAGgggtcaaggatatgatggtgcttCAAATATGTCTGGAGAATTTAATGGCTTAAAGTCACTGATAATGAAAGAAAATTTGTATGCATTATATGTTCATTGTTTTACTCATCAACTCCAACTAGTGGTTGTAGTTGTTGCTCAAGCAAATCAATATGTTTGTGATTTCATGTGGATTGTTGGTTCGATTGTGAGCACATTTGCATCATCTTGCAAAAGGGCCGACAAATTTCGACAACTTGAACATGACAGAAAAGTTAAACTTCTTGAAAGAGGAGAGATTAGTTCTGGTAGAGGACTAAACCAAGAAACTAGTCTAGCTAGACCTGGAGATACACGATGGGGGTCTCATCATTCAACTTTATGTCGTATTGAACAAATGTGGCCATCTGTTATAGAGGTTCTTCAAAATTTGATTGATGATAGTGATCGTTCTTCTAAGGGTTTAAGTAGAACTTTGGTTGAAAGAATGGAGAGGTATGAATTTGTGTTTATTCTATTATTGATGAAACGTATATTGGCAATCACAAATCATTTGTCAATCGTTCTACAAGAGAAAGATCAAAATATTGTGAATGCGATGCGTTTGATTAATAATGTGAAATGCAAATTGCAAAAGTTGAGAGATTCTGGATGGGATATTTTACTTGAGGATG from Zingiber officinale cultivar Zhangliang chromosome 6B, Zo_v1.1, whole genome shotgun sequence carries:
- the LOC121991102 gene encoding zinc finger MYM-type protein 1-like, which codes for MNAPENNQMISPKIQKQLVNACAVETTNTILADLGDRWFTLLLDEARDCSVKEQMEIVIRYVNKHGEVIERFMTVVHVATTTAACLKEAIDSLFAKYDLLVARLRGQGYDGASNMSGEFNGLKSLIMKENLYALYVHCFTHQLQLVVVVVAQANQYVCDFMWIVGSIVSTFASSCKRADKFRQLEHDRKVKLLERGEISSGRGLNQETSLARPGDTRWGSHHSTLCRIEQMWPSVIEVLQNLIDDSDRSSKGLSRTLVERMERYEFVFILLLMKRILAITNHLSIVLQEKDQNIVNAMRLINNVKCKLQKLRDSGWDILLEDEMDSRFSETTTDLLIYMSCLDPRNSVSRFDVQKLVHLAHFYEDDFSWNERMLVEQELETYIDDVRSNERFEGISDLGALAKKMIETMKNRVFPLVYRMINLALLLPVATATVERVFSAMNIVKTYLRNRIGDEWMNDSLVVYIEKDVFNTIDNEPILQHFQNMESRRMQLSRIR